The nucleotide sequence GGCCGCCCGCGTCGGCGGCATCCACGCGAACGACACCTACCCCGCCAATTTCATCTACGAGAACCTGATGATCGAGGCCAACGTCATCGACTCGGCCTGGCGCTCGGGCGTGAAGCGCCTGCTGTTCCTCGGCAGTTCCTGCATTTATCCGCGGCTGGCGGAGCAGCCTATGCGCGAGGACGCCTTGCTGACGGACACACTGGAACCCACTAATGAACCTTACGCGATCGCCAAGATTGCCGGGATCAAGTTGTGCGAGTCGTACAATCGGCAGTACGGGACGGATTTCCGAAGTGTCATGCCGACCAATCTCTACGGCCCGCACGACAACTTCGACCTCGAGAACAGCCAC is from Gammaproteobacteria bacterium and encodes:
- a CDS encoding NAD-dependent epimerase/dehydratase family protein, whose amino-acid sequence is MPHDARIFVAGHRGLVGSAIARALAARGHTGILTRTRAELDLLDQSAVRAFFDTERPEYVVLAAARVGGIHANDTYPANFIYENLMIEANVIDSAWRSGVKRLLFLGSSCIYPRLAEQPMREDALLTDTLEPTNEPYAIAKIAGIKLCESYNRQYGTDFRSVMPTNLYGPHDNFDLENSH